From one Luteolibacter sp. SL250 genomic stretch:
- a CDS encoding peptidylprolyl isomerase, whose translation MKRRLALSTLLFVPLFAHCQPAKETPAAEKPAAAAVANTKVRLKTTLGDIVIELNGEKAPISTENFLSYVKKKHYDGTVFHRVIDDFMIQGGGFAVDGGTLVQKPVAAPIQNEGQNGLKNDRGTIAMARTSNPNSATAQFFINVSDNAGLNYPSNGGYAVFGKVVDGMTVVDKIKAVETSNAGMHQNVPVKPVVIESATVVE comes from the coding sequence ATGAAACGCCGACTCGCCCTCTCCACCCTGCTGTTCGTTCCGCTGTTCGCCCATTGCCAACCGGCAAAGGAAACCCCGGCCGCTGAGAAACCCGCCGCCGCGGCGGTGGCGAACACCAAGGTCCGGCTCAAGACCACCCTCGGTGACATCGTCATCGAACTCAACGGGGAAAAGGCCCCCATTTCGACCGAGAACTTCCTCTCCTACGTCAAGAAGAAGCACTACGACGGCACCGTGTTCCATCGTGTGATCGATGATTTCATGATCCAGGGCGGCGGCTTCGCCGTCGATGGAGGCACTCTCGTCCAGAAGCCCGTGGCCGCCCCCATCCAGAACGAAGGTCAGAACGGACTGAAGAACGACCGCGGCACCATCGCGATGGCGCGCACCAGCAATCCCAACAGCGCGACCGCCCAGTTTTTCATCAACGTCTCCGACAACGCCGGGCTGAACTACCCGAGCAATGGTGGCTACGCCGTATTCGGCAAGGTCGTGGACGGCATGACCGTGGTGGACAAGATCAAGGCGGTTGAAACGTCGAACGCCGGCATGCACCAGAACGTGCCCGTCAAGCCGGTGGTCATCGAGAGCGCCACCGTCGTGGAGTGA
- the nadD gene encoding nicotinate (nicotinamide) nucleotide adenylyltransferase, protein MSVPRKIGLFGGTFDPVHLGHVHLADLARRTVGLDEIRFIPCQISPHKTGTHPASPADRLEMLELATADLPWAVVDDIELTGVGPNFSYLTAERLHARFPDDRLFWIMGGDQWAALPTWKHPEKLAAVVEFIVLARNDRPAPREGYRMHLVTGEHPASSTAIRQGKRDHLHPVVRDFIDLRLLYPGPVRSDPSTRG, encoded by the coding sequence GTGAGCGTTCCCCGCAAGATCGGCCTCTTCGGTGGCACCTTCGACCCCGTCCACCTCGGGCATGTCCATCTGGCGGATCTCGCCCGCAGGACGGTGGGGCTGGATGAGATCAGGTTCATCCCGTGCCAGATCTCACCGCACAAGACCGGCACCCATCCCGCAAGTCCCGCCGATCGGCTGGAAATGCTGGAACTCGCCACCGCGGATCTGCCGTGGGCCGTGGTGGACGACATCGAACTGACCGGCGTGGGGCCGAATTTTTCCTATCTCACCGCGGAACGGCTGCACGCCAGGTTCCCGGACGACCGCCTGTTCTGGATCATGGGCGGTGACCAGTGGGCCGCCCTGCCCACCTGGAAGCATCCGGAAAAACTCGCTGCAGTGGTCGAATTCATCGTGCTCGCGCGGAATGACCGTCCGGCACCGCGCGAGGGCTACCGCATGCATCTGGTGACCGGAGAGCACCCCGCATCCTCGACCGCAATCCGCCAGGGAAAAAGGGATCACCTCCACCCTGTCGTGCGCGATTTCATCGACCTCAGGCTGCTCTATCCCGGTCCTGTCCGGTCAGACCCATCCACCAGAGGATGA
- a CDS encoding metal ABC transporter permease — protein MPELLTNPFFQRALAAAAFIGFTNGFFSGIVILRRNALSVSALSHTMLPGIALGIFVTGALSQWNAFLGALFAALLVGLGSVAVSRGNRVGQGTALAVLYTTAFAGGIALLPKLDTRQELEHWLFGDIIAVGNSDLWIAFGIGAVILFLTNLLMRPILLTLFEPNVAAAQGVHVRFIQYLVFALLVLALVSSLQAVGCVLSVGLLVTPAATVSLFTDKTSALFWGGGVLGCVGSVGAVLASGVLGISPGPAIVIVLGGLFVLAYLLSPKYGLLAWKAR, from the coding sequence ATGCCCGAGCTTCTCACCAATCCTTTCTTCCAGCGGGCGCTTGCCGCCGCCGCGTTCATCGGCTTCACCAACGGCTTCTTCAGCGGCATCGTCATCCTCCGGCGCAATGCCCTCTCCGTTTCCGCCCTTTCCCACACCATGCTGCCGGGGATCGCGCTGGGGATCTTTGTCACGGGGGCGCTCAGCCAGTGGAATGCCTTCCTCGGCGCGCTGTTCGCCGCATTGCTGGTTGGCCTGGGATCAGTCGCCGTCTCACGGGGAAACCGGGTGGGACAAGGCACCGCGCTGGCGGTCCTCTACACCACCGCCTTCGCGGGAGGCATCGCCCTGCTGCCAAAACTGGATACCCGGCAGGAGCTGGAGCATTGGCTGTTCGGGGACATCATCGCCGTCGGCAACTCGGACCTTTGGATCGCCTTCGGCATCGGTGCCGTGATCCTGTTCCTCACCAACCTGCTGATGCGGCCCATCCTGCTGACCCTGTTCGAGCCGAATGTGGCGGCGGCGCAGGGGGTGCACGTGCGGTTCATCCAGTATCTCGTCTTCGCCCTGCTGGTGCTGGCGCTGGTTTCCTCCCTGCAGGCGGTGGGCTGCGTGCTTTCCGTCGGGCTGCTGGTCACCCCGGCGGCGACGGTTTCCCTGTTCACGGACAAGACCTCCGCCCTGTTCTGGGGCGGCGGCGTGCTGGGCTGCGTCGGCTCAGTCGGCGCGGTTCTGGCCTCCGGAGTCCTCGGCATCAGCCCCGGACCTGCCATCGTCATCGTCCTCGGCGGACTGTTCGTCCTCGCCTACCTGCTCAGCCCGAAATACGGCCTCCTGGCGTGGAAAGCACGCTGA
- a CDS encoding DUF1501 domain-containing protein: MKHVCPGNPLERYSSRREFFYVGLLGGLGLTLPQFLRDRAFGDTKTYALREPVAQGIIHIFLPGGLAHQESFDPKPLAPAEYRGPFGAINTKLPGVQFGEKMTEMAKIADKLTIIRSMSHGEAAHERGTHNMFTGYRPSPALEYPSFGSVISHELGSRNDLPPYVCVPSVPNEYAGSGYLSSAYGPFALGSDPGNANFQVRDLNLPTGVDDKRFSRRRTLLDTVDHHFRTLEESDALDSMDAFYQHAYKLISSQKAREAFNLAAETDAMKDKYGKNAAGQRMLLARRLIEGGVRMVSLTAGGWDHHDNIKNGMDNNMPSVDKAIAALINDLDERGMLDTTLVMVTSEFGRTPKINNTAGRDHWPRVFSTVLAGGGMKRGYVHGSSDALGGEPETDKVGVEDLATTIYNQIGITADKELMSPGNRPIEIVDGGHVLDSLLSKKA; this comes from the coding sequence ATGAAGCACGTCTGCCCAGGCAATCCACTCGAGCGCTATTCCTCCCGCCGGGAGTTCTTCTACGTCGGACTTCTCGGAGGCCTCGGCCTCACGCTTCCGCAGTTCCTCAGGGACCGCGCTTTCGGCGACACTAAAACCTATGCTCTCCGTGAGCCGGTTGCCCAGGGAATCATCCACATCTTCCTTCCCGGAGGTCTCGCCCACCAGGAATCCTTCGATCCCAAGCCACTCGCCCCCGCCGAATACCGGGGCCCCTTCGGTGCCATCAACACGAAACTCCCCGGCGTCCAGTTCGGAGAGAAGATGACCGAAATGGCGAAAATCGCGGACAAACTCACCATCATCCGGTCGATGTCCCACGGTGAGGCCGCCCACGAGCGCGGCACCCACAACATGTTCACCGGCTACCGCCCTTCCCCGGCTCTGGAGTATCCATCGTTCGGATCGGTCATTTCGCACGAACTCGGTTCCCGGAACGACCTGCCACCCTACGTCTGCGTGCCGTCCGTCCCCAACGAATATGCGGGCTCCGGCTACCTTTCCTCCGCCTACGGTCCGTTCGCACTCGGCTCCGACCCGGGGAACGCGAACTTCCAGGTCAGGGACCTCAATCTCCCGACCGGGGTGGATGACAAGCGCTTCAGCCGCCGCCGCACCCTGCTGGACACGGTGGACCATCATTTCCGCACCCTTGAGGAGTCCGACGCGCTCGACTCCATGGATGCCTTCTACCAGCACGCCTACAAGCTCATCTCATCCCAGAAAGCCCGGGAGGCGTTCAACCTCGCGGCCGAGACGGACGCCATGAAGGACAAGTATGGCAAGAATGCGGCCGGCCAGCGCATGCTGCTCGCCCGCCGCCTGATCGAAGGTGGTGTCCGCATGGTTTCCCTCACCGCAGGCGGCTGGGATCACCACGACAACATCAAGAACGGCATGGACAACAACATGCCGAGCGTGGACAAGGCCATCGCCGCCCTCATCAACGACCTCGACGAACGCGGGATGCTGGACACCACCCTGGTCATGGTGACCTCCGAGTTCGGCCGCACGCCGAAGATCAACAACACCGCAGGTCGGGACCACTGGCCGCGGGTCTTCTCCACCGTCCTCGCGGGCGGCGGCATGAAGCGCGGCTACGTCCACGGTTCCTCCGACGCCCTTGGTGGCGAGCCGGAGACCGACAAAGTGGGCGTGGAGGATCTCGCCACCACCATCTACAACCAGATCGGCATCACCGCGGACAAGGAACTGATGTCTCCCGGCAACCGCCCGATCGAGATTGTGGACGGAGGTCACGTGCTCGACTCCCTCCTTTCCAAGAAAGCGTAA
- a CDS encoding PPC domain-containing protein, whose amino-acid sequence MKLALTSLFAFTAAASAGFSPVLSGILPRGGQRGTEMEVIFAGQRIGDVQEILCYEPGITISDLKSKDDNNVTAKVTIAPDARLGEYSMRLRTAGGLSILKSFYVGQFPAVEEVEPNNNFDQPQKIELNKTINGVVKSEDEDFFLVSLKKGQRISVEVEGMRLGRTLFDTYVAILDPKRFEIAASDDTALLKADSFVSAIAPEDGDYRVVVRESAYEGSDACQYRLHIGTFPRPTAVYPLGGKPGETLEFNFVGDPSGVIKKSVTLPANAVSPFPIFPEHDGLMSPSPHWITVSPLEHVAESGANQELKAAVAMPPIPSAAHGVLSEPQKSDWFKFAAKKGDALVLQVVARELRSPVDSVLSLYNSEGKKLAGNDDSGGTPDSKLPWACQADGEYFIEISDQLKRGGADFSYRVEVVRKTESITASLPTVERNNSQKWKTISVAKGNRYAAVVNVAKQNIACDVLFEAASLPPGITMHRPPVPKNVTSFPVIFEAAADAPLGSAFTTFKVSSTGENVPAVSGPLLDTIAHIEINNQGTYHGVTLDKVATAVVNEMPFKLELETPAAPLVKDGIIKLKVTVARAADYKEPISVRFLWNPPGISAPVNVEIPGDKSEAIYELNASAEAAAGDWPVCVLAEAKAAAGPVLISSGFATLKVSDPMVALAFDLAATEQGRPVSMVGKIDKQQDFEGNATVELVGLPHGVKCPPQTFTKDQTEVTFPLEIAVDAAVGKHNAIFCKVNVPVNGQMVIHQTAKGSTLRIDKPAAPVVAKADAQKPAAAAPAPAAGEKPLSRLEQLRQKSQ is encoded by the coding sequence GTGAAACTCGCCCTCACCAGCCTCTTTGCATTCACTGCGGCGGCTTCGGCCGGCTTTTCCCCCGTGCTCAGCGGCATCCTCCCCCGCGGAGGACAGCGTGGCACGGAAATGGAAGTCATCTTCGCCGGCCAACGCATCGGGGATGTGCAGGAAATCCTTTGTTATGAACCGGGGATCACCATCTCCGACCTCAAATCGAAGGACGACAACAACGTCACCGCGAAAGTGACCATCGCACCGGACGCGAGGTTGGGCGAGTATTCCATGCGCCTCCGGACGGCTGGCGGGCTTTCCATCCTCAAGTCGTTCTATGTCGGACAGTTCCCGGCGGTCGAGGAGGTCGAACCGAACAACAATTTCGACCAGCCCCAGAAGATCGAACTGAACAAGACCATCAATGGCGTTGTGAAGTCGGAGGACGAGGACTTCTTCCTCGTTTCCCTCAAGAAAGGCCAGCGCATCTCCGTCGAGGTGGAGGGGATGCGGTTGGGCCGGACCCTCTTCGACACCTATGTGGCCATTCTGGATCCAAAGCGGTTCGAGATTGCGGCCAGCGATGACACCGCCCTCCTGAAGGCGGATTCCTTCGTTTCCGCCATCGCGCCGGAGGATGGCGACTACCGGGTGGTCGTCCGTGAGTCGGCCTACGAAGGCAGCGATGCCTGCCAATACCGCCTCCACATCGGGACCTTCCCCCGTCCGACCGCGGTCTATCCGCTGGGAGGCAAGCCGGGGGAAACCCTGGAGTTCAACTTTGTCGGGGACCCTTCCGGTGTCATCAAGAAGTCCGTCACCCTTCCGGCGAACGCTGTGTCCCCGTTCCCCATCTTCCCGGAACACGATGGACTCATGTCCCCCTCCCCTCATTGGATCACCGTATCCCCGCTCGAACATGTGGCGGAAAGCGGGGCGAACCAGGAGTTGAAAGCCGCCGTGGCGATGCCGCCCATCCCGAGCGCCGCCCATGGCGTGCTCTCCGAACCACAGAAGTCGGATTGGTTCAAGTTCGCGGCCAAGAAGGGTGACGCCCTCGTCCTCCAGGTTGTCGCCCGGGAACTGAGATCTCCCGTGGATTCCGTCCTGAGCCTTTACAATTCCGAAGGCAAGAAACTCGCCGGCAATGACGACAGCGGCGGAACCCCCGACAGCAAGCTGCCCTGGGCCTGCCAGGCGGATGGCGAATATTTCATCGAGATTTCCGACCAACTGAAACGCGGCGGAGCCGACTTCAGCTACCGGGTTGAAGTCGTCCGCAAAACGGAATCCATCACCGCGTCCCTGCCGACGGTCGAGCGGAACAACAGCCAGAAATGGAAGACCATTTCCGTGGCGAAGGGCAACCGTTATGCTGCGGTGGTCAACGTCGCCAAGCAGAACATCGCCTGTGACGTCCTCTTTGAAGCAGCCTCGCTTCCACCGGGCATCACCATGCACCGGCCTCCGGTTCCGAAGAACGTCACCAGCTTCCCGGTGATTTTCGAAGCCGCCGCGGACGCCCCCCTCGGTTCCGCGTTCACCACGTTCAAGGTGAGTTCCACCGGCGAAAACGTGCCGGCGGTCTCCGGCCCGCTGCTGGACACCATCGCCCACATCGAGATCAACAACCAAGGCACCTATCACGGGGTGACCCTCGACAAAGTTGCCACCGCCGTGGTCAACGAGATGCCCTTCAAACTGGAACTCGAGACCCCGGCGGCGCCATTGGTGAAGGACGGGATCATCAAGCTGAAGGTCACCGTCGCCCGCGCGGCGGACTACAAGGAACCCATCTCCGTCAGATTTCTGTGGAACCCACCGGGCATCAGCGCCCCGGTGAACGTGGAAATCCCCGGGGACAAGTCCGAAGCAATCTATGAACTGAATGCGAGCGCCGAGGCCGCAGCCGGAGATTGGCCGGTATGCGTCCTGGCCGAAGCGAAGGCTGCCGCCGGTCCGGTGCTGATTTCCTCCGGCTTCGCCACCCTCAAGGTTTCCGACCCGATGGTCGCCCTGGCCTTTGACTTGGCCGCCACCGAACAAGGCCGCCCGGTTTCGATGGTAGGCAAGATCGACAAACAGCAGGATTTCGAGGGCAACGCCACCGTCGAACTGGTGGGCCTGCCCCATGGAGTGAAATGCCCTCCCCAGACTTTCACGAAAGACCAGACGGAAGTGACCTTCCCGCTTGAGATCGCGGTGGATGCGGCCGTGGGCAAGCACAACGCCATCTTCTGCAAGGTGAACGTGCCGGTGAACGGCCAGATGGTGATCCACCAGACCGCCAAAGGAAGCACCCTCCGCATCGACAAGCCCGCCGCCCCGGTGGTGGCGAAGGCAGACGCTCAGAAGCCTGCGGCTGCCGCTCCCGCACCGGCGGCCGGGGAGAAGCCCCTCTCCCGTCTGGAGCAGTTGCGCCAGAAGAGCCAGTGA
- a CDS encoding COX15/CtaA family protein → MTRFQKLATAALVSLMALICVGAVVRVTGAGLGCPDWPRCWGKLVPPASADEIDFDKLPMEKFRRAAEKQGLDPTSVTVESLHAEFNVTHAWTEYLNRLSATPVSIFTIATFVAAFWQRKKRPLVFWMAFASLMLVIVNALVGAMVVSSRLKPVIITTHLALAMVMLATLTYCAWRGTDTPWRIRLKGGAGWVKWSVTILVLVVAAEGMIGSQIREITDEMAKAHVGQARDLWIDELEQAWVYLFHRSFSWAVLAASIWAYWMSGRFRDGGAGRVEKAAMGIVLIQMVLGMVMSQVHIYQWVQVVHVGLAAVLLSLVILWWMGLTGQDRDRAA, encoded by the coding sequence ATGACTCGGTTTCAAAAACTGGCGACTGCGGCGCTGGTATCTCTGATGGCTCTGATCTGTGTCGGCGCGGTCGTCCGGGTCACGGGGGCCGGGCTGGGGTGTCCGGACTGGCCGCGCTGCTGGGGGAAGCTGGTGCCTCCCGCCTCTGCGGATGAGATCGATTTTGACAAGCTGCCGATGGAGAAATTCCGCCGCGCGGCGGAGAAGCAGGGGCTCGATCCGACGTCGGTCACGGTCGAAAGCCTCCATGCCGAGTTCAACGTCACACACGCGTGGACGGAGTATCTCAACCGGCTTTCCGCCACCCCTGTTTCCATCTTCACCATTGCCACCTTTGTGGCGGCTTTCTGGCAGCGGAAGAAGCGGCCCTTGGTGTTCTGGATGGCCTTCGCCTCCCTCATGCTGGTGATCGTGAACGCTTTGGTCGGAGCAATGGTGGTGTCATCACGCCTGAAGCCGGTCATCATCACCACCCACCTCGCGTTGGCGATGGTGATGCTGGCGACCCTCACCTACTGCGCGTGGCGGGGGACGGATACCCCGTGGAGGATCCGGCTCAAAGGCGGTGCCGGGTGGGTGAAATGGTCCGTGACCATCCTCGTGCTGGTGGTCGCGGCGGAAGGGATGATCGGCTCCCAGATCCGGGAGATCACCGATGAAATGGCGAAAGCCCACGTTGGCCAGGCGCGCGATCTGTGGATCGACGAACTGGAGCAGGCGTGGGTGTATCTGTTCCACCGCAGCTTTTCCTGGGCGGTGCTGGCGGCGTCCATCTGGGCCTACTGGATGAGCGGGCGGTTCCGTGATGGTGGAGCGGGGCGCGTGGAAAAGGCTGCCATGGGCATCGTCCTCATCCAGATGGTCCTCGGCATGGTGATGTCCCAAGTCCACATCTACCAATGGGTGCAGGTGGTACACGTGGGTTTGGCCGCCGTGCTGCTCTCCCTGGTCATCCTCTGGTGGATGGGTCTGACCGGACAGGACCGGGATAGAGCAGCCTGA
- a CDS encoding metal ABC transporter ATP-binding protein, whose protein sequence is MSSTPRATSTTSSNSPEMSHEHHSCCAHHSHHHELEIKELSVSYRRVVALEDISLATSCGNRVALIGPNGAGKSTLLKAIAGLVPRTGGTISWRGSHVRKWSREFAYLPQREEVDWAFPITVRGLVEMGRYPQTGWWKRFSAQDQQAVDAALHSLALDDLQHRQIRELSGGQQQRAFLARALAQEAHVLLLDEPFTGLDRNAAQLLGTLLERLAKEGRLVIASHHDMNTVPLLFDEALVLNRSSIAFGPVGEILTPTLISETFAA, encoded by the coding sequence ATGTCTTCGACGCCGAGGGCGACATCGACGACGTCTTCGAACTCCCCTGAGATGAGCCACGAACACCATTCCTGCTGCGCCCATCACAGCCATCACCATGAGCTGGAGATCAAGGAGCTGTCCGTCTCCTACCGGCGGGTCGTGGCGTTGGAGGACATTTCGCTGGCAACCTCCTGCGGCAACCGCGTGGCCCTCATCGGTCCGAACGGAGCAGGAAAATCCACCTTGTTGAAAGCCATCGCCGGACTGGTTCCACGGACCGGCGGCACCATCAGTTGGCGTGGTTCCCATGTCCGCAAGTGGTCGCGCGAATTCGCCTACCTTCCCCAACGGGAGGAAGTGGACTGGGCATTTCCCATCACCGTCCGGGGCTTGGTCGAAATGGGCCGCTATCCCCAGACCGGCTGGTGGAAGCGTTTCAGCGCACAGGACCAACAGGCGGTGGATGCCGCCCTGCACTCCCTCGCTCTGGACGATCTCCAGCACCGCCAAATCCGCGAGCTTTCCGGAGGCCAGCAGCAGCGCGCGTTCCTGGCCCGTGCGCTCGCCCAGGAAGCCCACGTGCTGCTGCTGGATGAACCGTTCACCGGCCTGGACCGGAATGCCGCGCAGTTGCTGGGCACCCTGCTCGAACGGCTGGCCAAGGAAGGCCGCCTGGTCATTGCCTCCCACCATGACATGAACACGGTGCCCCTGCTCTTCGACGAGGCACTGGTGCTCAACCGCAGTTCCATCGCCTTCGGCCCGGTCGGGGAAATCCTGACGCCCACCCTCATTTCCGAAACCTTCGCGGCCTGA
- a CDS encoding response regulator transcription factor: MHKILVVEDERDIADLIGFNLQRNGFEVLKAHDGIAGTEIALKERPALIILDLMLPGRDGYAVFRELRRDTRTVNTPVIMLTARAQTEDRIQGLEVGADDYLTKPFSPKELMLRVQAILKRSEAPPGAVDFTYGPFRFDKNALKFYLDGEPVDLTSTEFKLLLYLCERSGKPQDRNDLLRTVWGYSDEVHSRTLDTHMKRLRQKLGDHGAWIETVRGVGYCMAAAER; this comes from the coding sequence ATGCACAAGATATTGGTCGTCGAGGACGAAAGGGACATCGCGGATCTGATCGGGTTCAATCTCCAGAGAAACGGATTCGAGGTACTGAAAGCCCATGACGGGATCGCCGGCACGGAAATCGCGCTCAAGGAGCGTCCGGCCCTGATCATCCTGGACCTGATGCTGCCGGGCCGTGACGGCTACGCCGTCTTCCGGGAACTGCGGAGGGATACCCGGACGGTGAATACCCCGGTCATCATGCTGACGGCGAGAGCCCAGACGGAGGACCGGATCCAGGGACTGGAAGTCGGCGCGGACGACTACCTGACGAAACCTTTCAGCCCGAAGGAACTCATGCTCCGGGTGCAGGCCATCCTCAAACGCTCGGAAGCCCCTCCAGGGGCCGTGGATTTCACCTACGGCCCGTTCCGTTTCGACAAGAACGCCTTGAAATTCTACCTGGATGGAGAACCGGTTGACCTGACCTCCACGGAATTCAAGCTGCTCCTTTACCTCTGCGAGCGCTCCGGCAAGCCGCAGGACCGCAATGATCTGCTCAGAACCGTCTGGGGCTACAGCGACGAGGTCCACAGCCGGACGCTGGACACCCACATGAAGCGGCTCCGGCAAAAGCTCGGGGACCACGGAGCATGGATTGAAACTGTCCGGGGCGTCGGTTATTGCATGGCCGCCGCCGAACGATGA
- a CDS encoding SDR family NAD(P)-dependent oxidoreductase, with protein sequence MKVAGDTLKGKTALVTGAGSGIGRATAKLLAHAGAKVALLARTEEDIRKVWNEIGGAGSGHLMFTADVADEGAMKGVFDGIAAEWDGLQIVVANAGINGTWAPLAEITLEEWNETLGINLTGTFLTVRGAYPMLKKRGGSVVIVSSVNGNRMFSNTGATAYSCSKAGQTAFAKMTALEFAKDHIRVNVICPGSIETDIDDSTDERGLESIRPAAEYPAGEVPLTGGGPGTAGQVAQLAWFLVSDASNHISGTEIYIDGTQSLLKG encoded by the coding sequence ATGAAAGTCGCGGGAGATACCCTGAAAGGAAAGACGGCTCTGGTGACCGGCGCGGGTTCGGGCATCGGCAGGGCCACCGCCAAGCTGCTGGCCCATGCCGGAGCGAAAGTCGCCCTCCTGGCGAGGACGGAAGAGGATATCCGGAAAGTCTGGAATGAGATCGGCGGCGCCGGGTCAGGGCACCTGATGTTTACCGCGGACGTTGCGGATGAAGGGGCTATGAAGGGGGTCTTCGATGGGATCGCCGCGGAGTGGGATGGATTGCAGATCGTGGTGGCCAACGCCGGTATCAACGGGACGTGGGCTCCGCTTGCGGAGATCACCTTGGAGGAGTGGAATGAAACGCTGGGAATCAACCTCACCGGCACCTTTCTGACAGTGAGGGGAGCCTATCCCATGTTGAAAAAGCGGGGTGGGTCGGTGGTGATCGTCTCCTCGGTCAATGGCAACCGGATGTTCAGCAATACCGGGGCAACCGCGTACTCCTGCTCGAAAGCCGGTCAGACCGCCTTTGCGAAGATGACCGCGCTGGAGTTCGCGAAAGATCACATCCGCGTCAATGTCATCTGCCCGGGCAGCATCGAGACGGACATCGACGATTCGACGGATGAACGTGGCTTGGAATCCATCCGCCCGGCTGCGGAATACCCAGCCGGGGAGGTGCCTCTGACGGGTGGAGGTCCGGGAACCGCCGGGCAGGTGGCCCAGTTGGCCTGGTTCCTCGTCTCCGACGCCTCAAACCATATTTCAGGGACTGAGATCTACATCGACGGCACACAGTCCCTGCTCAAGGGCTGA
- a CDS encoding ATP-binding protein, protein MNHPATILFIAGAFAALVFIIIRLRISQAAYQREVDGWKARLQADLDQARGERDRLLNALGDAVFLIDKESVIRFANKSASAMFGGRELVGRPVREAFLDPRLSQPLFLCLESGEPVQSQVVLSQQTSPRGDQETRGVNAWVIDAAPLVVSKDEMPVIRVVIRDVTAEHQLEQIRKDFVANASHELRTPLAIINGYLENLIEDDMLSEPAMARRFLEIMRKHTERISRIVEDMLVISRLESGEANALKIEPFKLRSCISDILERLESVIREHSATVNVNLADPEVVLHGDRFYFTQVLFNLVENALKQNPRPGLQIAIGSRNANDKIEIWVSDSGVGIPSADLPHIFRRFYRVEKHHSQQEIKGTGLGLSIVKRAIEAHHGTVGVTSTPGKETKFLITLPLAH, encoded by the coding sequence ATGAATCACCCCGCCACCATCCTTTTCATCGCCGGCGCTTTTGCAGCGCTGGTCTTCATCATCATCCGCTTGAGAATTTCACAAGCAGCCTACCAACGCGAAGTCGATGGCTGGAAAGCCCGCCTCCAGGCGGATCTCGACCAAGCCCGGGGAGAGCGCGACCGCCTGCTGAACGCTCTGGGCGACGCCGTCTTCCTGATCGACAAGGAGTCGGTCATCCGTTTCGCGAACAAGTCCGCATCCGCGATGTTCGGCGGCAGGGAACTGGTCGGACGGCCGGTCCGGGAGGCGTTCCTCGATCCCCGGTTGTCCCAACCCCTGTTCCTCTGCCTGGAATCCGGGGAACCCGTGCAGTCCCAGGTGGTGCTGAGCCAGCAGACCTCTCCACGGGGTGATCAGGAAACCCGCGGCGTCAACGCATGGGTCATCGATGCCGCTCCGCTCGTGGTTTCAAAGGACGAGATGCCGGTCATCCGGGTGGTGATCCGGGATGTGACCGCGGAGCACCAGTTGGAGCAGATCCGGAAGGACTTCGTCGCGAATGCCTCCCACGAGCTGCGCACGCCTCTGGCGATCATCAACGGCTATCTCGAGAACCTGATCGAGGATGACATGCTTTCGGAACCGGCGATGGCCCGCCGTTTCCTGGAGATCATGCGGAAGCACACGGAGCGGATCTCACGCATCGTGGAGGACATGCTGGTCATTTCCCGGCTGGAGTCGGGAGAGGCCAATGCGCTCAAGATCGAACCATTCAAGCTCCGTTCCTGCATCAGTGACATCCTCGAGCGGCTGGAGTCTGTCATCCGCGAGCACTCCGCCACGGTGAACGTCAATCTCGCGGATCCGGAGGTGGTTCTCCACGGCGACCGCTTTTATTTCACTCAGGTGCTTTTCAATCTGGTGGAGAACGCGCTCAAACAGAACCCGCGGCCCGGGCTCCAGATCGCCATCGGATCGAGGAATGCCAACGACAAGATCGAGATCTGGGTTTCCGACAGCGGGGTCGGCATCCCCAGCGCGGATCTTCCCCACATTTTCCGCCGCTTCTACCGCGTGGAGAAACACCACTCTCAGCAGGAAATCAAGGGAACGGGGCTGGGGCTCTCCATCGTCAAACGCGCGATCGAAGCGCACCATGGCACCGTCGGGGTGACTTCAACTCCCGGGAAGGAAACGAAATTCCTCATCACCCTTCCCCTCGCCCATTGA